In Topomyia yanbarensis strain Yona2022 chromosome 2, ASM3024719v1, whole genome shotgun sequence, one DNA window encodes the following:
- the LOC131678959 gene encoding myosin heavy chain, muscle isoform X3, with the protein MSRHISPEHIHHTCLSTSTNSYKILNPKEAEQQKDPKACAECILTAVGLDQEMYRLGNTKVFFRAGVLGQMEEFRDERLSKIMSWMQSWCRGYLSRKEFKKMQEQRVALEIVQRNLRKYLKLRTWAWWKLWQKVKPLLNVSRVEDQIAKLEEKAQKAQEAFEKEEKLRKELESLNSKLLAEKTALLDSLSGEKGALQEYQEKSAKLTAQKNDLENQLRDTQERLAQEEDARNQLFQTKKKLEQEIGGQKKDAEDLELQIQKIEQDKASKDHQIRNLNDEIAHQDELINKLNKEKKMQGEVNQKTAEELQAAEDKVNHLNKVKAKLEQTLDELEDSLEREKKLRGDVEKAKRKVEGDLKLTQEAVADLERNKKELEQTIMRKDKEISALSAKLEDEQSLVGKLQKQIKELQGRIEELEEEVEAERQARAKAEKQRADLARELEELGERLEEAGGATSAQIELNKKREAELAKLRRDLEEANIQHEGTLANLRKKHNDAVAEMAEQVDQLNKLKTKAEHDRANMYNELNNTRSACDQLAREKAAQEKIAKQLQHTLNEVQGKLDETNRTLNDFDASKKKLSIENSDLLRQLEDAESQVSQLSKIKISLTQQLEDTKRLADEEGRERATLLGKFRNLEHDLDNLREQVEEEAEGKGDIQRQLSKANAEAQLWRSKYESEGVARAEELEEAKRKLQARLAEAEETIESLNQKCIALEKTKQRLSTEVEDLQLEVDRATSIANAAEKKQKAFDKIIGEWKLKVDDLAAELDASQKECRNYSTELFRLKGAYEEGQEQLEAVRRENKNLADEVKDLLDQIGEGGRNIHEIEKSRKRLEAEKDELQAALEEAEAALEQEENKVLRAQLELSQVRQEIDRRIQEKEEEFENTRKNHQRALDSMQASLEAEAKGKAEALRMKKKLEADINELEIALDHANKANAEAQKNIKRYQQQLKDIQSALEEEQRARDDAREQLGISERRANALQNELEESRTLLEQADRGRRQAEQELGDAHEQLNEVSAQNASIAAAKRKLESELQTLHSDLDELLNEAKNSEEKAKKAMVDAARLADELRAEQDHAQTQEKLRKALEQQIKELQVRLDEAETNALKGGKKAIQKLEQRVRELESELDSEQRRHADAQKNLRKSERRIKELTFQSEEDRKNHERMQDLVDKLQQKIKTYKRQIEEAEEIAALNLAKFRKAQQELEEAEERADIAEQAATKFRTKGRAGSVQRGASPAPQRQSALPGFGGFNLPTFDDHAF; encoded by the exons GTATTCTTCCGTGCCGGTGTCCTCGGTCAAATGGAGGAATTCCGTGACGAGCGTCTGTCCAAGATCATGTCCTGGATGCAGTCCTGGTGCCGTGGTTACCTGTCCCGTAAGGAGTTCAAGAAGATGCAGGAACAACGCGTTGCCCTGGAGATTGTCCAGCGCAATCTGCGCAAGTACCTGAAACTGCGTACCTGGGCCTGGTGGAAACTGTGGCAGAAGGTCAAGCCGCTGCTTAATGTTTCCCGCGTTGAGGACCAGATTGCC AAACTGGAAGAGAAGGCCCAGAAGGCTCAGGAAGCTTTCGAGAAGGAAGAGAAGCTGCGCAAGGAGCTGGAATCTCTAAACAGCAAACTGCTGGCTGAGAAGACCGCCCTGCTCGATTCGCTGTCCGGTGAGAAGGGTGCCCTCCAGGAGTACCAGGAGAAATCCGCCAAGTTAACCGCCCAGAAGAACGACCTCGAGAACCAGCTGCGCGACACCCAGGAGCGCCTGGCACAGGAGGAAGATGCCCGCAACCAGCTGTTCCAGACCAAGAAGAAGTTGGAGCAGGAAATCGGTGGCCAGAAGAAGGATGCCGAAGATCTGGAACTGCAGATCCAAAAGATCGAGCAGGATAAGGCCTCCAAGGATCACCAGATCCGCAACTTGAACGATGAGATTGCCCACCAGGACGAACTCATCAACAAGTTGAACAAGGAGAAGAAGATGCAGGGTGAGGTCAATCAGAAAACTGCCGAAGAACTGCAGGCCGCCGAAGATAAGGTCAACCATCTGAACAAGGTGAAGGCCAAGCTCGAGCAAACTCTGGATGAACTGGAGGACTCTCTCGAGCGTGAGAAGAAACTGCGCGGTGATGTTGAGAAGGCCAAGCGCAAGGTTGAGGGTGACCTGAAACTAACCCAGGAAGCCGTCGCCGATCTGGAACGCAACAAGAAGGAACTTGAGCAGACCATCATGCGCAAGGACAAGGAAATCTCCGCCCTGTCCGCCAAGCTTGAAGACGAACAGTCCCTGGTCGGCAAACTGCAGAAACAGATCAAGGAACTGCAGGGTCGCATCGAAGAGCTGGAAGAGGAAGTCGAGGCTGAGCGTCAAGCTCGTGCTAAGGCTGAGAAGCAACGTGCCGATCTGGCCCGTGAACTCGAGGAATTGGGTGAGCGTCTTGAGGAAGCTGGCGGTGCTACTTCCGCTCAGATTGAACTGAACAAGAAGCGTGAAGCTGAACTCGCCAAACTACGCCGTGACTTGGAGGAGGCCAACATTCAGCATGAAGGCACTCTGGCCAACCTGCGCAAGAAGCATAACGATGCCGTCGCTGAGATGGCCGAACAGGTCGACCAGCTGAACAAACTGAAAACGAA GGCCGAACACGATCGCGCTAACATGTACAATGAGCTGAACAACACTCGCTCCGCTTGTGATCAGCTTGCCCGCGAAAAG GCCGCCCAAGAGAAGATCGCCAAGCAGCTGCAGCACACCCTGAACGAAGTGCAGGGCAAGCTGGACGAAACCAACCGCACCCTGAACGACTTCGATGCCTCGAAGAAGAAGCTATCCATCGAGAACTCCGACCTGCTCCGCCAGCTGGAGGATGCCGAATCGCAGGTTTCGCAGCTCAGCAAGATCAAGATCTCGCTTACCCAACAGCTCGAGGATACCAAGCGTCTGGCTGATGAGGAAGGCCGTGAACGTGCCACCCTGCTCGGCAAGTTCCGCAATCTGGAGCACGACCTCGACAACCTACGCGAACAGGTTGAGGAGGAAGCTGAAGGCAAGGGAGACATCCAGCGTCAACTCAGCAAGGCCAACGCCGAAGCGCAGTTGTGGCGCAGCAAGTACGAATCGGAGGGTGTTGCCCGCGCCGAGGAACTGGAGGAAGCCAAGAGGAAACTGCAGGCACGCCTCGCCGAAGCCGAGGAGACTATTGAGTCGCTCAACCAGAAGTGCATTGCCCTGGAGAAGACCAAGCAGCGCCTGTCCACCGAAGTCGAAGATCTGCAGCTCGAGGTTGACCGTGCCACCTCGATTGCCAATGCTGCCGAGAAGAAGCAGAAGGCCTTCGACAAGATCATTGGAGAATGGAAACTCAAGGTCGACGATCTGGCCGCCGAGCTGGATGCTTCCCAGAAGGAATGCCGCAACTATTCCACCGAACTGTTCCGTCTCAAGGGTGCCTACGAGGAGGGCCAGGAGCAGCTTGAAGCCGTCCGTCGTGAGAACAAGAATCTGGCCGATGAAGTCAAGGATCTGCTGGACCAAATCGGAGAAGGTGGCCGCAACATTCACGAGATTGAGAAGTCTCGCAAGCGCCTGGAAGCCGAAAAGGACGAACTGCAGGCCGCTCTCGAGGAAGCTGAAGCCGCCCTGGAACAGGAGGAGAACAAGGTTCTGCGCGCTCAGCTCGAACTGTCTCAGGTCCGTCAAGAAATTGACAGACGTATCCAGGAGAAGGAAGAGGAATTCGAAAATACCCGCAAGAACCACCAGCGTGCCCTGGACTCCATGCAAGCCTCCCTCGAAGCCGAAGCCAAGGGTAAGGCTGAGGCCCTGCGCATGAAGAAGAAGTTGGAAGCTGACATTAACGAGCTTGAAATCGCTTTGGACCATGCCAACAAG GCTAACGCTGAGGCCCAGAAGAACATCAAGCGCTACCAGCAACAACTGAAGGACATCCAGAGCGCCCTGGAAGAAGAACAGCGTGCCCGCGATGATGCCCGTGAACAGCTCGGAATCTCCGAACGTCGTGCCAATGCCCTGCAGAACGAACTTGAGGAATCCCGCACCCTACTGGAACAAGCCGACCGTGGCCGTCGCCAGGCTGAACAGGAACTGGGTGATGCTCATGAGCAGTTGAACGAAGTTTCTGCCCAGAACGCTTCGATCGCCGCTGCCAAGAGGAAGCTCGAATCGGAACTGCAAACCCTGCATTCCGATCTGGATGAACTGTTGAACGAAGCCAAGAACTCCGAAGAGAAGGCCAAGAAGGCTATGGTTGATGCTGCCCGTCTGGCTGATGAACTCCGCGCCGAACAGGACCATGCCCAGACCCAGGAGAAACTCCGCAAGGCCCTTGAACAGCAAATCAAGGAACTGCAAGTCCGCCTGGACGAAGCCGAAACCAACGCTCTCAAGGGAGGCAAGAAGGCCATCCAGAAACTGGAACAGCGCGTCCGTGAGCTGGAATCCGAGCTGGACAGCGAGCAGAGAAGACATGCCGATGCCCAGAAGAACCTCCGCAAATCCGAACGTCGCATTAAGGAACTGACCTTCCAGTCGGAGGAAGACCGCAAGAACCACGAACGCATGCAGGACCTCGTCGACAAACTGCAGCAGAAGATCAAGACTTACAAGAGGCAGATCGAGGAAGCCGAAGAGATCGCCGCCCTGAATCTGGCCAAATTCCGCAAGGCTCAGCAAGAACTGGAGGAAGCCGAGGAACGTGCCGACATCGCCGAACAAGCTGCCACCAAATTCCGCACCAAGGGACGTGCCGGTTCGGTGCAGCGTGGTGCTAGCCCAGCA CCCCAGAGACAATCTGCCTTACCCGGATTCGGAGGTTTCAACCTTCCCACATTCGACGACCATGCTTTCTAA
- the LOC131678959 gene encoding myosin heavy chain, muscle isoform X5 yields the protein MGKTKVFFRAGVLGQMEEFRDERLSKIMSWMQSWCRGYLSRKEFKKMQEQRVALEIVQRNLRKYLKLRTWAWWKLWQKVKPLLNVSRVEDQIAKLEEKAQKAQEAFEKEEKLRKELESLNSKLLAEKTALLDSLSGEKGALQEYQEKSAKLTAQKNDLENQLRDTQERLAQEEDARNQLFQTKKKLEQEIGGQKKDAEDLELQIQKIEQDKASKDHQIRNLNDEIAHQDELINKLNKEKKMQGEVNQKTAEELQAAEDKVNHLNKVKAKLEQTLDELEDSLEREKKLRGDVEKAKRKVEGDLKLTQEAVADLERNKKELEQTIMRKDKEISALSAKLEDEQSLVGKLQKQIKELQGRIEELEEEVEAERQARAKAEKQRADLARELEELGERLEEAGGATSAQIELNKKREAELAKLRRDLEEANIQHEGTLANLRKKHNDAVAEMAEQVDQLNKLKTKAEHDRANMYNELNNTRSACDQLAREKAAQEKIAKQLQHTLNEVQGKLDETNRTLNDFDASKKKLSIENSDLLRQLEDAESQVSQLSKIKISLTQQLEDTKRLADEEGRERATLLGKFRNLEHDLDNLREQVEEEAEGKGDIQRQLSKANAEAQLWRSKYESEGVARAEELEEAKRKLQARLAEAEETIESLNQKCIALEKTKQRLSTEVEDLQLEVDRATSIANAAEKKQKAFDKIIGEWKLKVDDLAAELDASQKECRNYSTELFRLKGAYEEGQEQLEAVRRENKNLADEVKDLLDQIGEGGRNIHEIEKSRKRLEAEKDELQAALEEAEAALEQEENKVLRAQLELSQVRQEIDRRIQEKEEEFENTRKNHQRALDSMQASLEAEAKGKAEALRMKKKLEADINELEIALDHANKANAEAQKNIKRYQQQLKDIQSALEEEQRARDDAREQLGISERRANALQNELEESRTLLEQADRGRRQAEQELGDAHEQLNEVSAQNASIAAAKRKLESELQTLHSDLDELLNEAKNSEEKAKKAMVDAARLADELRAEQDHAQTQEKLRKALEQQIKELQVRLDEAETNALKGGKKAIQKLEQRVRELESELDSEQRRHADAQKNLRKSERRIKELTFQSEEDRKNHERMQDLVDKLQQKIKTYKRQIEEAEEIAALNLAKFRKAQQELEEAEERADIAEQAATKFRTKGRAGSVQRGASPAPQRQSALPGFGGFNLPTFDDHAF from the exons GTATTCTTCCGTGCCGGTGTCCTCGGTCAAATGGAGGAATTCCGTGACGAGCGTCTGTCCAAGATCATGTCCTGGATGCAGTCCTGGTGCCGTGGTTACCTGTCCCGTAAGGAGTTCAAGAAGATGCAGGAACAACGCGTTGCCCTGGAGATTGTCCAGCGCAATCTGCGCAAGTACCTGAAACTGCGTACCTGGGCCTGGTGGAAACTGTGGCAGAAGGTCAAGCCGCTGCTTAATGTTTCCCGCGTTGAGGACCAGATTGCC AAACTGGAAGAGAAGGCCCAGAAGGCTCAGGAAGCTTTCGAGAAGGAAGAGAAGCTGCGCAAGGAGCTGGAATCTCTAAACAGCAAACTGCTGGCTGAGAAGACCGCCCTGCTCGATTCGCTGTCCGGTGAGAAGGGTGCCCTCCAGGAGTACCAGGAGAAATCCGCCAAGTTAACCGCCCAGAAGAACGACCTCGAGAACCAGCTGCGCGACACCCAGGAGCGCCTGGCACAGGAGGAAGATGCCCGCAACCAGCTGTTCCAGACCAAGAAGAAGTTGGAGCAGGAAATCGGTGGCCAGAAGAAGGATGCCGAAGATCTGGAACTGCAGATCCAAAAGATCGAGCAGGATAAGGCCTCCAAGGATCACCAGATCCGCAACTTGAACGATGAGATTGCCCACCAGGACGAACTCATCAACAAGTTGAACAAGGAGAAGAAGATGCAGGGTGAGGTCAATCAGAAAACTGCCGAAGAACTGCAGGCCGCCGAAGATAAGGTCAACCATCTGAACAAGGTGAAGGCCAAGCTCGAGCAAACTCTGGATGAACTGGAGGACTCTCTCGAGCGTGAGAAGAAACTGCGCGGTGATGTTGAGAAGGCCAAGCGCAAGGTTGAGGGTGACCTGAAACTAACCCAGGAAGCCGTCGCCGATCTGGAACGCAACAAGAAGGAACTTGAGCAGACCATCATGCGCAAGGACAAGGAAATCTCCGCCCTGTCCGCCAAGCTTGAAGACGAACAGTCCCTGGTCGGCAAACTGCAGAAACAGATCAAGGAACTGCAGGGTCGCATCGAAGAGCTGGAAGAGGAAGTCGAGGCTGAGCGTCAAGCTCGTGCTAAGGCTGAGAAGCAACGTGCCGATCTGGCCCGTGAACTCGAGGAATTGGGTGAGCGTCTTGAGGAAGCTGGCGGTGCTACTTCCGCTCAGATTGAACTGAACAAGAAGCGTGAAGCTGAACTCGCCAAACTACGCCGTGACTTGGAGGAGGCCAACATTCAGCATGAAGGCACTCTGGCCAACCTGCGCAAGAAGCATAACGATGCCGTCGCTGAGATGGCCGAACAGGTCGACCAGCTGAACAAACTGAAAACGAA GGCCGAACACGATCGCGCTAACATGTACAATGAGCTGAACAACACTCGCTCCGCTTGTGATCAGCTTGCCCGCGAAAAG GCCGCCCAAGAGAAGATCGCCAAGCAGCTGCAGCACACCCTGAACGAAGTGCAGGGCAAGCTGGACGAAACCAACCGCACCCTGAACGACTTCGATGCCTCGAAGAAGAAGCTATCCATCGAGAACTCCGACCTGCTCCGCCAGCTGGAGGATGCCGAATCGCAGGTTTCGCAGCTCAGCAAGATCAAGATCTCGCTTACCCAACAGCTCGAGGATACCAAGCGTCTGGCTGATGAGGAAGGCCGTGAACGTGCCACCCTGCTCGGCAAGTTCCGCAATCTGGAGCACGACCTCGACAACCTACGCGAACAGGTTGAGGAGGAAGCTGAAGGCAAGGGAGACATCCAGCGTCAACTCAGCAAGGCCAACGCCGAAGCGCAGTTGTGGCGCAGCAAGTACGAATCGGAGGGTGTTGCCCGCGCCGAGGAACTGGAGGAAGCCAAGAGGAAACTGCAGGCACGCCTCGCCGAAGCCGAGGAGACTATTGAGTCGCTCAACCAGAAGTGCATTGCCCTGGAGAAGACCAAGCAGCGCCTGTCCACCGAAGTCGAAGATCTGCAGCTCGAGGTTGACCGTGCCACCTCGATTGCCAATGCTGCCGAGAAGAAGCAGAAGGCCTTCGACAAGATCATTGGAGAATGGAAACTCAAGGTCGACGATCTGGCCGCCGAGCTGGATGCTTCCCAGAAGGAATGCCGCAACTATTCCACCGAACTGTTCCGTCTCAAGGGTGCCTACGAGGAGGGCCAGGAGCAGCTTGAAGCCGTCCGTCGTGAGAACAAGAATCTGGCCGATGAAGTCAAGGATCTGCTGGACCAAATCGGAGAAGGTGGCCGCAACATTCACGAGATTGAGAAGTCTCGCAAGCGCCTGGAAGCCGAAAAGGACGAACTGCAGGCCGCTCTCGAGGAAGCTGAAGCCGCCCTGGAACAGGAGGAGAACAAGGTTCTGCGCGCTCAGCTCGAACTGTCTCAGGTCCGTCAAGAAATTGACAGACGTATCCAGGAGAAGGAAGAGGAATTCGAAAATACCCGCAAGAACCACCAGCGTGCCCTGGACTCCATGCAAGCCTCCCTCGAAGCCGAAGCCAAGGGTAAGGCTGAGGCCCTGCGCATGAAGAAGAAGTTGGAAGCTGACATTAACGAGCTTGAAATCGCTTTGGACCATGCCAACAAG GCTAACGCTGAGGCCCAGAAGAACATCAAGCGCTACCAGCAACAACTGAAGGACATCCAGAGCGCCCTGGAAGAAGAACAGCGTGCCCGCGATGATGCCCGTGAACAGCTCGGAATCTCCGAACGTCGTGCCAATGCCCTGCAGAACGAACTTGAGGAATCCCGCACCCTACTGGAACAAGCCGACCGTGGCCGTCGCCAGGCTGAACAGGAACTGGGTGATGCTCATGAGCAGTTGAACGAAGTTTCTGCCCAGAACGCTTCGATCGCCGCTGCCAAGAGGAAGCTCGAATCGGAACTGCAAACCCTGCATTCCGATCTGGATGAACTGTTGAACGAAGCCAAGAACTCCGAAGAGAAGGCCAAGAAGGCTATGGTTGATGCTGCCCGTCTGGCTGATGAACTCCGCGCCGAACAGGACCATGCCCAGACCCAGGAGAAACTCCGCAAGGCCCTTGAACAGCAAATCAAGGAACTGCAAGTCCGCCTGGACGAAGCCGAAACCAACGCTCTCAAGGGAGGCAAGAAGGCCATCCAGAAACTGGAACAGCGCGTCCGTGAGCTGGAATCCGAGCTGGACAGCGAGCAGAGAAGACATGCCGATGCCCAGAAGAACCTCCGCAAATCCGAACGTCGCATTAAGGAACTGACCTTCCAGTCGGAGGAAGACCGCAAGAACCACGAACGCATGCAGGACCTCGTCGACAAACTGCAGCAGAAGATCAAGACTTACAAGAGGCAGATCGAGGAAGCCGAAGAGATCGCCGCCCTGAATCTGGCCAAATTCCGCAAGGCTCAGCAAGAACTGGAGGAAGCCGAGGAACGTGCCGACATCGCCGAACAAGCTGCCACCAAATTCCGCACCAAGGGACGTGCCGGTTCGGTGCAGCGTGGTGCTAGCCCAGCA CCCCAGAGACAATCTGCCTTACCCGGATTCGGAGGTTTCAACCTTCCCACATTCGACGACCATGCTTTCTAA
- the LOC131678959 gene encoding myosin heavy chain, muscle isoform X4 yields MSRHISPEHIHHTCLSTSTNSYKILNPKEAEQQKDPKACAECILTAVGLDQEMYRLGNTKVFFRAGVLGQMEEFRDERLSKIMSWMQSWCRGYLSRKEFKKMQEQRVALEIVQRNLRKYLKLRTWAWWKLWQKVKPLLNVSRVEDQIAKLEEKAQKAQEAFEKEEKLRKELESLNSKLLAEKTALLDSLSGEKGALQEYQEKSAKLTAQKNDLENQLRDTQERLAQEEDARNQLFQTKKKLEQEIGGQKKDAEDLELQIQKIEQDKASKDHQIRNLNDEIAHQDELINKLNKEKKMQGEVNQKTAEELQAAEDKVNHLNKVKAKLEQTLDELEDSLEREKKLRGDVEKAKRKVEGDLKLTQEAVADLERNKKELEQTIMRKDKEISALSAKLEDEQSLVGKLQKQIKELQGRIEELEEEVEAERQARAKAEKQRADLARELEELGERLEEAGGATSAQIELNKKREAELAKLRRDLEEANIQHEGTLANLRKKHNDAVAEMAEQVDQLNKLKTKAEKERGQYFAEMNDSRLSLDHLANEKAAQEKIAKQLQHTLNEVQGKLDETNRTLNDFDASKKKLSIENSDLLRQLEDAESQVSQLSKIKISLTQQLEDTKRLADEEGRERATLLGKFRNLEHDLDNLREQVEEEAEGKGDIQRQLSKANAEAQLWRSKYESEGVARAEELEEAKRKLQARLAEAEETIESLNQKCIALEKTKQRLSTEVEDLQLEVDRATSIANAAEKKQKAFDKIIGEWKLKVDDLAAELDASQKECRNYSTELFRLKGAYEEGQEQLEAVRRENKNLADEVKDLLDQIGEGGRNIHEIEKSRKRLEAEKDELQAALEEAEAALEQEENKVLRAQLELSQVRQEIDRRIQEKEEEFENTRKNHQRALDSMQASLEAEAKGKAEALRMKKKLEADINELEIALDHANKANAEAQKNIKRYQQQLKDIQSALEEEQRARDDAREQLGISERRANALQNELEESRTLLEQADRGRRQAEQELGDAHEQLNEVSAQNASIAAAKRKLESELQTLHSDLDELLNEAKNSEEKAKKAMVDAARLADELRAEQDHAQTQEKLRKALEQQIKELQVRLDEAETNALKGGKKAIQKLEQRVRELESELDSEQRRHADAQKNLRKSERRIKELTFQSEEDRKNHERMQDLVDKLQQKIKTYKRQIEEAEEIAALNLAKFRKAQQELEEAEERADIAEQAATKFRTKGRAGSVQRGASPAPQRQSALPGFGGFNLPTFDDHAF; encoded by the exons GTATTCTTCCGTGCCGGTGTCCTCGGTCAAATGGAGGAATTCCGTGACGAGCGTCTGTCCAAGATCATGTCCTGGATGCAGTCCTGGTGCCGTGGTTACCTGTCCCGTAAGGAGTTCAAGAAGATGCAGGAACAACGCGTTGCCCTGGAGATTGTCCAGCGCAATCTGCGCAAGTACCTGAAACTGCGTACCTGGGCCTGGTGGAAACTGTGGCAGAAGGTCAAGCCGCTGCTTAATGTTTCCCGCGTTGAGGACCAGATTGCC AAACTGGAAGAGAAGGCCCAGAAGGCTCAGGAAGCTTTCGAGAAGGAAGAGAAGCTGCGCAAGGAGCTGGAATCTCTAAACAGCAAACTGCTGGCTGAGAAGACCGCCCTGCTCGATTCGCTGTCCGGTGAGAAGGGTGCCCTCCAGGAGTACCAGGAGAAATCCGCCAAGTTAACCGCCCAGAAGAACGACCTCGAGAACCAGCTGCGCGACACCCAGGAGCGCCTGGCACAGGAGGAAGATGCCCGCAACCAGCTGTTCCAGACCAAGAAGAAGTTGGAGCAGGAAATCGGTGGCCAGAAGAAGGATGCCGAAGATCTGGAACTGCAGATCCAAAAGATCGAGCAGGATAAGGCCTCCAAGGATCACCAGATCCGCAACTTGAACGATGAGATTGCCCACCAGGACGAACTCATCAACAAGTTGAACAAGGAGAAGAAGATGCAGGGTGAGGTCAATCAGAAAACTGCCGAAGAACTGCAGGCCGCCGAAGATAAGGTCAACCATCTGAACAAGGTGAAGGCCAAGCTCGAGCAAACTCTGGATGAACTGGAGGACTCTCTCGAGCGTGAGAAGAAACTGCGCGGTGATGTTGAGAAGGCCAAGCGCAAGGTTGAGGGTGACCTGAAACTAACCCAGGAAGCCGTCGCCGATCTGGAACGCAACAAGAAGGAACTTGAGCAGACCATCATGCGCAAGGACAAGGAAATCTCCGCCCTGTCCGCCAAGCTTGAAGACGAACAGTCCCTGGTCGGCAAACTGCAGAAACAGATCAAGGAACTGCAGGGTCGCATCGAAGAGCTGGAAGAGGAAGTCGAGGCTGAGCGTCAAGCTCGTGCTAAGGCTGAGAAGCAACGTGCCGATCTGGCCCGTGAACTCGAGGAATTGGGTGAGCGTCTTGAGGAAGCTGGCGGTGCTACTTCCGCTCAGATTGAACTGAACAAGAAGCGTGAAGCTGAACTCGCCAAACTACGCCGTGACTTGGAGGAGGCCAACATTCAGCATGAAGGCACTCTGGCCAACCTGCGCAAGAAGCATAACGATGCCGTCGCTGAGATGGCCGAACAGGTCGACCAGCTGAACAAACTGAAAACGAA AGCCGAAAAAGAGAGAGGTCAATACTTCGCTGAAATGAACGACTCCCGTCTCAGCTTAGATCATTTGGCCAATGAAAAG GCCGCCCAAGAGAAGATCGCCAAGCAGCTGCAGCACACCCTGAACGAAGTGCAGGGCAAGCTGGACGAAACCAACCGCACCCTGAACGACTTCGATGCCTCGAAGAAGAAGCTATCCATCGAGAACTCCGACCTGCTCCGCCAGCTGGAGGATGCCGAATCGCAGGTTTCGCAGCTCAGCAAGATCAAGATCTCGCTTACCCAACAGCTCGAGGATACCAAGCGTCTGGCTGATGAGGAAGGCCGTGAACGTGCCACCCTGCTCGGCAAGTTCCGCAATCTGGAGCACGACCTCGACAACCTACGCGAACAGGTTGAGGAGGAAGCTGAAGGCAAGGGAGACATCCAGCGTCAACTCAGCAAGGCCAACGCCGAAGCGCAGTTGTGGCGCAGCAAGTACGAATCGGAGGGTGTTGCCCGCGCCGAGGAACTGGAGGAAGCCAAGAGGAAACTGCAGGCACGCCTCGCCGAAGCCGAGGAGACTATTGAGTCGCTCAACCAGAAGTGCATTGCCCTGGAGAAGACCAAGCAGCGCCTGTCCACCGAAGTCGAAGATCTGCAGCTCGAGGTTGACCGTGCCACCTCGATTGCCAATGCTGCCGAGAAGAAGCAGAAGGCCTTCGACAAGATCATTGGAGAATGGAAACTCAAGGTCGACGATCTGGCCGCCGAGCTGGATGCTTCCCAGAAGGAATGCCGCAACTATTCCACCGAACTGTTCCGTCTCAAGGGTGCCTACGAGGAGGGCCAGGAGCAGCTTGAAGCCGTCCGTCGTGAGAACAAGAATCTGGCCGATGAAGTCAAGGATCTGCTGGACCAAATCGGAGAAGGTGGCCGCAACATTCACGAGATTGAGAAGTCTCGCAAGCGCCTGGAAGCCGAAAAGGACGAACTGCAGGCCGCTCTCGAGGAAGCTGAAGCCGCCCTGGAACAGGAGGAGAACAAGGTTCTGCGCGCTCAGCTCGAACTGTCTCAGGTCCGTCAAGAAATTGACAGACGTATCCAGGAGAAGGAAGAGGAATTCGAAAATACCCGCAAGAACCACCAGCGTGCCCTGGACTCCATGCAAGCCTCCCTCGAAGCCGAAGCCAAGGGTAAGGCTGAGGCCCTGCGCATGAAGAAGAAGTTGGAAGCTGACATTAACGAGCTTGAAATCGCTTTGGACCATGCCAACAAG GCTAACGCTGAGGCCCAGAAGAACATCAAGCGCTACCAGCAACAACTGAAGGACATCCAGAGCGCCCTGGAAGAAGAACAGCGTGCCCGCGATGATGCCCGTGAACAGCTCGGAATCTCCGAACGTCGTGCCAATGCCCTGCAGAACGAACTTGAGGAATCCCGCACCCTACTGGAACAAGCCGACCGTGGCCGTCGCCAGGCTGAACAGGAACTGGGTGATGCTCATGAGCAGTTGAACGAAGTTTCTGCCCAGAACGCTTCGATCGCCGCTGCCAAGAGGAAGCTCGAATCGGAACTGCAAACCCTGCATTCCGATCTGGATGAACTGTTGAACGAAGCCAAGAACTCCGAAGAGAAGGCCAAGAAGGCTATGGTTGATGCTGCCCGTCTGGCTGATGAACTCCGCGCCGAACAGGACCATGCCCAGACCCAGGAGAAACTCCGCAAGGCCCTTGAACAGCAAATCAAGGAACTGCAAGTCCGCCTGGACGAAGCCGAAACCAACGCTCTCAAGGGAGGCAAGAAGGCCATCCAGAAACTGGAACAGCGCGTCCGTGAGCTGGAATCCGAGCTGGACAGCGAGCAGAGAAGACATGCCGATGCCCAGAAGAACCTCCGCAAATCCGAACGTCGCATTAAGGAACTGACCTTCCAGTCGGAGGAAGACCGCAAGAACCACGAACGCATGCAGGACCTCGTCGACAAACTGCAGCAGAAGATCAAGACTTACAAGAGGCAGATCGAGGAAGCCGAAGAGATCGCCGCCCTGAATCTGGCCAAATTCCGCAAGGCTCAGCAAGAACTGGAGGAAGCCGAGGAACGTGCCGACATCGCCGAACAAGCTGCCACCAAATTCCGCACCAAGGGACGTGCCGGTTCGGTGCAGCGTGGTGCTAGCCCAGCA CCCCAGAGACAATCTGCCTTACCCGGATTCGGAGGTTTCAACCTTCCCACATTCGACGACCATGCTTTCTAA